In Dasypus novemcinctus isolate mDasNov1 chromosome 10, mDasNov1.1.hap2, whole genome shotgun sequence, one DNA window encodes the following:
- the CD82 gene encoding CD82 antigen, translating to MGSACVKVTKYFLFLFNLLFFILGAVILGFGVWILADKSSFISVLQTSSSSLTVAAFVFTGVGTVTMLMGFLGCLGAVNEVRCLLGLYFAFLLLILIAQVAAGALLYFQMDELKKEMGGIVTDLIRNYNASSVDSLQEAWDYVQAQVKCCGWVSFHSWANNTELMNRNHTAYPCSCKDPGKEEGSDSPNKGFCTAPGNATQSGESPEDWPVYQEGCMEKVQAWLQENVGIILGVCVGIAVVELLGMLLSICLCRHIHSEDYSKVPKY from the exons ATCCTGGGCGCCGTGATCCTGGGCTTCGGCGTGTGGATCCTGGCGGACAAGAGCAGCTTCATCTCTGTGCTGC AGACCTCGTCCAGCTCGCTCACGGTGGCGGCCTTCGTCTTCACGGGCGTGGGGACGGTCACCATGCTCATGGGCTTCCTGGGCTGCCTCGGCGCCGTCAACGAGGTCCGCTGCCTGCTGGGGCTG TACTTCGCCTTCCTCCTGCTGATTCTCATTGCCCAGGTGGCTGCCGGCGCCCTCCTCTACTTCCAGATGGACGAG TTGAAGAAGGAGATGGGAGGCATTGTGACCGATCTTATTAGGAACTACAACGCCAGCTCTGTGGACAGCCTGCAGGAAGCCTGGGATTACGTGCAGGCCCAG GTGAAGTGCTGCGGCTGGGTCAGCTTCCACAGCTGGGCGAACAACACCGAGCTCATGAACCGCAACCACACTGCCTACCCCTGCTCCTGCAAGGACCCGGGAAAGGAGGAAGGCAGCGACTCCCCCAACAAGGGCTTCTGCACTGCCCCCGGCAACGCGACTCAGAGCGGCGAGAGCCCCGAGGACTGGCCTGTGTACCAGGAG GGCTGCATGGAGAAGGTGCAGGCGTGGCTGCAGGAGAACGTGGGCATCATCCTCGGCGTGTGCGTGGGCATCGCTGTTGTCGAG CTTCTGGGGATGCTCCTGTCCATCTGCTTGTGCCGGCACATCCATTCCGAGGACTACAGCAAAGTCCCCAAGTACTAA